One stretch of Paraburkholderia fungorum DNA includes these proteins:
- the hisF gene encoding imidazole glycerol phosphate synthase subunit HisF, producing the protein MALAKRIIPCLDVTAGRVVKGVNFVELRDAGDPVEIARRYDDQGADELTFLDITATSDQRDLILPIIEAVASQVFIPLTVGGGVRAVEDVRRLLNAGADKISMNSSAVANPQLVKDATDKYGSQCIVVAIDAKRVSADGEAPRWEVFTHGGRKATGLEAVEWARKMAELGAGEILLTSMDRDGTKSGFDLALTRAVSDAVPIPVIASGGVGNLQHLADGIKNGHADAVLAASIFHYGEHTVGEAKRFMADQGISVRL; encoded by the coding sequence ATGGCTCTAGCTAAACGCATCATCCCCTGTCTCGACGTCACGGCTGGCCGCGTGGTCAAGGGCGTCAACTTCGTCGAACTGCGCGATGCAGGCGACCCGGTCGAAATTGCCCGCCGTTACGACGATCAAGGCGCGGACGAACTCACCTTCCTCGACATCACCGCGACGTCGGATCAGCGCGATCTGATCCTGCCGATCATCGAAGCCGTGGCTTCGCAAGTGTTCATCCCGCTGACGGTCGGCGGCGGCGTGCGCGCGGTCGAGGACGTGCGGCGCTTGCTGAACGCGGGCGCGGACAAGATCAGCATGAACTCGTCGGCGGTGGCGAATCCGCAGCTCGTCAAAGACGCGACGGACAAATACGGCTCGCAATGCATCGTCGTCGCGATCGATGCAAAGCGCGTTTCCGCCGATGGCGAAGCGCCTCGCTGGGAAGTGTTCACGCATGGCGGCCGCAAAGCCACCGGCCTCGAAGCGGTCGAATGGGCGCGCAAGATGGCCGAACTCGGCGCAGGCGAAATCCTGCTGACCAGCATGGACCGCGACGGCACCAAGAGCGGTTTCGACCTCGCGCTCACGCGCGCGGTGTCGGACGCGGTGCCGATTCCGGTGATCGCATCGGGCGGCGTCGGCAACCTGCAGCATCTGGCCGACGGTATCAAGAACGGTCACGCGGACGCTGTGCTGGCCGCGAGCATCTTCCACTACGGCGAACACACCGTGGGCGAGGCCAAGCGCTTCATGGCCGATCAGGGCATTTCGGT
- the hisA gene encoding 1-(5-phosphoribosyl)-5-[(5-phosphoribosylamino)methylideneamino]imidazole-4-carboxamide isomerase encodes MLLIPAIDLKDGHCVRLKQGDMDQATIFSEEPAAMARHWVDRGARRLHLVDLNGAFAGKPKNEDAIRAIIEEVGGEIPVQLGGGIRDLNTIERYLDDGLSYVIIGTAAVKNPGFLQDACTAFGGHIIVGLDAKDGKVATDGWSKLTGHEVADLARKFEDYGCESIIYTDIGRDGMLQGINIEATVRLARAVKIPVIASGGLSNLTDIESLCEVEDEGIEGVICGRAIYSGDLDFAAAQTLADRLRESDDA; translated from the coding sequence ATGCTGCTGATTCCCGCCATCGACCTGAAAGACGGTCACTGTGTCCGCCTCAAACAAGGCGATATGGACCAGGCGACGATATTTTCCGAGGAACCGGCGGCAATGGCCCGACATTGGGTCGACCGTGGCGCCCGTCGTTTGCACCTCGTCGATCTGAACGGCGCGTTCGCCGGCAAGCCGAAGAACGAAGACGCGATCCGGGCGATCATCGAAGAAGTGGGCGGCGAGATCCCCGTGCAGTTGGGCGGCGGTATCCGCGACCTGAACACGATCGAACGCTATCTGGACGACGGTCTGTCGTACGTGATCATCGGCACGGCGGCGGTGAAGAATCCGGGCTTTCTGCAGGACGCATGCACGGCGTTCGGCGGCCATATCATCGTCGGGCTGGACGCGAAAGACGGCAAGGTCGCGACCGACGGCTGGAGCAAGCTGACCGGCCACGAAGTCGCCGATCTCGCGCGCAAGTTCGAGGACTACGGCTGCGAATCGATCATCTACACGGACATCGGTCGCGACGGCATGCTGCAAGGCATCAACATCGAAGCGACGGTGCGCCTCGCGCGCGCGGTGAAGATTCCGGTGATCGCAAGCGGCGGTCTGTCGAATCTGACCGACATCGAATCGCTGTGCGAAGTCGAAGACGAAGGCATCGAAGGCGTGATCTGCGGCCGCGCGATTTATTCGGGCGACCTGGACTTCGCGGCGGCGCAAACGCTGGCCGACCGTCTGCGCGAATCGGACGACGCTTAA
- the hisH gene encoding imidazole glycerol phosphate synthase subunit HisH produces MKTSIAIVDYGMGNLRSVAQALRKAAPEADVAIVDRPEAIRAADRVVLPGQGAIPDCMRSLAESGLQEAVLEASRSKPLMGVCVGEQMLFDWSAEGDTPGLGLLPGKVLRFDLEGQIQDDGSRFKVPQMGWNRVRQAQPHPLWDGVADNAFFYFVHSYYVQPDNAAHTSGETVYGVPFTSAVARDNIFATQFHPEKSADAGLRVYRNFVHWNP; encoded by the coding sequence ATGAAAACTTCGATAGCGATTGTGGATTACGGAATGGGCAACCTGCGTTCGGTTGCCCAGGCATTGCGCAAAGCCGCGCCGGAAGCGGACGTGGCGATCGTCGACCGGCCCGAAGCGATCCGCGCGGCCGATCGCGTGGTGCTGCCGGGGCAGGGCGCGATACCCGACTGCATGCGCAGTCTCGCCGAGTCCGGCTTGCAGGAAGCGGTGCTTGAAGCGTCGCGCAGCAAGCCGCTGATGGGCGTGTGCGTCGGCGAGCAGATGCTGTTCGACTGGAGCGCCGAAGGCGATACGCCGGGCCTCGGCCTGCTGCCGGGTAAGGTGCTGCGCTTCGATCTGGAAGGTCAGATTCAGGACGACGGTTCGCGCTTCAAGGTTCCGCAAATGGGCTGGAACCGCGTGCGCCAGGCGCAGCCGCATCCGCTGTGGGACGGTGTCGCCGACAACGCGTTCTTCTATTTCGTGCACAGTTATTACGTGCAGCCGGACAACGCGGCCCATACGTCGGGCGAAACGGTGTACGGCGTGCCCTTTACCTCGGCGGTAGCGCGGGATAACATCTTCGCCACCCAATTCCACCCGGAAAAGAGCGCCGACGCGGGGCTGCGCGTGTATCGCAATTTCGTGCACTGGAACCCGTGA
- the hisB gene encoding imidazoleglycerol-phosphate dehydratase HisB has protein sequence MRLAEVVRNTSETQIRVKINLDGTGQQKLATGVPFLDHMLDQIARHGLFDLDIEAHGDLHIDDHHTVEDTGITLGMAVAKAIGDRKGIRRYGHSYVPLDEALSRVVIDFSGRPGLEFHVPFTRARIGTFDVDLSIEFFRGFVNHAGVTLHVDNLRGLNAHHQLETVFKAFGRALRMATELDERAAGQIPSTKGSL, from the coding sequence ATGCGCCTTGCGGAAGTCGTTCGCAACACCAGCGAAACGCAGATCCGTGTGAAGATCAATCTGGACGGCACCGGTCAGCAGAAGCTGGCCACCGGCGTGCCGTTTCTGGACCACATGCTCGACCAGATTGCACGGCATGGATTGTTCGACCTCGACATCGAAGCGCATGGCGACCTGCATATCGACGACCACCATACGGTCGAAGATACCGGCATCACGCTCGGCATGGCCGTCGCGAAAGCGATCGGCGACCGCAAGGGCATTCGCCGTTACGGTCATTCTTACGTGCCGCTCGACGAAGCGCTGTCGCGTGTCGTGATCGACTTCTCCGGCCGTCCGGGCCTCGAATTCCATGTCCCATTCACGCGGGCGCGCATCGGCACGTTCGACGTCGATCTGTCGATCGAGTTTTTCCGCGGCTTCGTCAATCATGCGGGCGTGACGCTGCATGTCGACAACCTGCGCGGCCTGAATGCCCACCATCAGCTGGAAACGGTGTTCAAGGCGTTCGGGCGTGCGTTGCGCATGGCCACCGAACTGGACGAGCGCGCCGCAGGACAGATTCCGTCGACCAAGGGCAGTCTCTAA